The Methanococcoides methylutens MM1 genome has a window encoding:
- a CDS encoding class I SAM-dependent methyltransferase, which produces MQQTSLTIKEIKNLGYYDFMSYLGVPYFHVGGLTSTKELAELCQINEESKVLMVGCGAGFSACFVAQNFGCSVVGVDIAEVSIRKANERAKALGLEDKAEFRIGDAYDLPFEADTFDIVITEFVSQFLDTERAYREFVRVLKPGGMVGINEMYSDADMPPEVTEKIREAERIFSEITQLPFSLPSPEDWKSWLEGAGLSDVQVHKHKVSVNLKEFELVAKALGGYGKFARLFISLMIGMTRYTISSRKIRDRFRKLSKGKGILMRNRSTSKHVGYALAVGRK; this is translated from the coding sequence ATGCAACAAACTTCCCTCACCATAAAAGAGATAAAAAACCTTGGCTACTACGATTTCATGAGCTACCTTGGAGTTCCATATTTTCACGTGGGTGGCCTGACATCAACGAAGGAGCTGGCTGAACTCTGCCAGATCAACGAGGAAAGCAAGGTGTTGATGGTAGGATGTGGAGCAGGCTTCAGTGCATGTTTTGTGGCTCAGAACTTTGGCTGTTCCGTTGTTGGTGTGGACATTGCAGAAGTGTCCATCAGGAAAGCAAACGAGAGAGCAAAGGCATTGGGTCTTGAGGACAAAGCGGAATTCCGTATAGGTGATGCCTATGACCTGCCATTTGAAGCTGATACTTTTGATATTGTCATCACAGAGTTCGTATCACAATTCCTAGACACTGAAAGAGCATACAGGGAATTTGTACGTGTGTTGAAACCCGGGGGTATGGTGGGGATCAATGAGATGTATAGTGATGCAGATATGCCTCCGGAAGTTACAGAAAAGATCAGGGAAGCTGAACGTATCTTCAGCGAGATCACACAGCTGCCTTTTTCACTTCCATCACCTGAAGACTGGAAGTCATGGCTTGAAGGGGCAGGATTGAGCGATGTTCAGGTGCATAAACATAAGGTCTCTGTAAACTTAAAGGAATTCGAGCTGGTGGCTAAAGCATTGGGAGGTTACGGGAAATTTGCCCGATTGTTCATCAGTTTGATGATAGGAATGACCAGATACACCATCTCAAGTAGGAAGATAAGGGACAGGTTCAGAAAGCTCAGCAAGGGCAAAGGAATCCTGATGAGGAACAGGTCCACTTCGAAGCATGTGGGGTATGCACTTGCTGTTGGTAGAAAATGA